Proteins from one Kazachstania africana CBS 2517 chromosome 1, complete genome genomic window:
- the KAFR0A08710 gene encoding SDR family oxidoreductase (similar to Saccharomyces cerevisiae GRE2 (YOL151W)), with protein MSVFISGATGFIAQHIVTQLLEQNYKIIGTARSQAKIDGLLAQFGNNPNLSMEVVEDISELDAFDATIKKHSKDIKYVLHTASPFHFETDRYEKDLLIPAVNGTKGILESIQKYAADTVERVIITSSIVAVFDVKKERDINHVLTEADWNPYTWNTCQTNPHTAYFGSKKLAERAAWEFVEDNKGKVKFTLSTINPSFVFGPQNFDEDVTSRLNTSCEIVNRLIHSRPDDPIEDLYAGFIDVRDVAKAHVLSMQRSELAGQRLILNSGRFTIQDIVDILNEDFPVLKGMIPVGTPHSGAQHNKLGATIDNSRSKKLLGFKFRTLKETIDDTTTQILKFEGKL; from the coding sequence ATGTCGGTGTTTATCTCAGGCGCAACTGGTTTCATAGCTCAGCATATAGTCACTCAATTGCTGGAGCAGAATTATAAGATCATTGGTACAGCTAGATCTCAGGCTAAGATTGATGGTTTATTGGCACAATTTGGCAACAATCCAAACCTCTCTATGGAAGTTGTAGAGGATATATCCGAATTAGACGCTTTTGATGCTACCATCAAGAAACATTCTAAAGACATCAAGTATGTTTTACATACTGCCTCACcgtttcattttgaaactgATCGGTATGAGAAGGATCTTTTAATTCCAGCTGTCAATGGTACCAAAGGAATTCTAGAAAgcattcaaaaatatgcCGCTGACACAGTTGAGCGTGTTATAATCACCTCTTCTATTGTCGCTGTCTTTGAcgtgaagaaagaaaggGATATCAACCATGTATTAACTGAAGCCGATTGGAATCCATACACTTGGAATACCTGTCAAACAAACCCCCATACTGCTTATTTTGGTTCCAAAAAACTTGCGGAAAGGGCAGCATGGGAATTTGTAGAAGATAACAAGGGCAAAGTAAAATTTACATTATCTACAATTAATCCATCGTTTGTCTTTGGtcctcaaaattttgatgaagatgttaCCAGCAGGTTGAATACTTCTTGTGAAATAGTGAATCGTTTAATCCACTCTAGACCTGATGATCCAATTGAAGACTTGTACGCCGGGTTTATCGATGTTCGTGATGTAGCTAAAGCTCATGTTCTGTCAATGCAGAGAAGCGAACTAGCAGGTCAGAGATTGATTTTGAACTCAGGAAGATTTACAATTCAAGATATTGTCGACATCTTAAATGAAGACTTCCCCGTTTTGAAGGGGATGATTCCAGTTGGAACTCCGCATTCAGGTGCACAACACAATAAACTTGGTGCAACCATTGATAATTCTAGAAGTAAGAAACTTCTTGGCTTCAAGTTCAGAACTTTGAAGGAAACTATTGATGATACAACAactcaaattttgaaatttgagGGTAAATTATGA
- the KAFR0A08720 gene encoding SDR family oxidoreductase, producing the protein MSVFISGATGFIAQHIVGQLLEQNYKVIGTARSQAKIDRLQEQFGNNPNFTMEIVEDIAKLDAFDAVIKKHAKDIKFVLHTASPFHFETTDFEKDLLIPAVNGTKGILESIKKYAADSVERVVITSSYAAIIDFKIEDDTNTVMTEANWNPDTWESCQANAVTAYCGSKKFAEQAAWEFLEANKDQVKFKLATVNPVYVFGPQNFDEDVTSKLNTSCEFVNQLVHAKADDPIPALCGGYIDVRDVAKAHILAMQKDELIGQRLLMTNGKFNFQDIADILNEDFPVLKGNIPVGAPHTGAQHKQIGANVDNSKTKSLLGFKFRTLKETIADTAAQILKHEGKL; encoded by the coding sequence atgtcTGTCTTCATTTCAGGTGCCACCGGTTTCATTGCCCAACATATTGTGGGTCAATTATTAGAACAAAATTACAAGGTCATTGGTACTGCTAGATCCCAAGCAAAGATTGATAGATTACAAGAGCAATTTGGTAACAATCCAAACTTCACCATGgaaattgttgaagatattgCTAAATTAGATGCATTCGATGCTGTCATTAAAAAGCATGCTAAGGATATCAAATTCGTTCTTCATACCGCTTCTCCATTCCATTTCGAAACTACTGATTTCGAAAAAGATCTTTTAATTCCAGCTGTTAACGGTACCAAAGGTATATTGGAAAGTATCAAGAAATATGCTGCTGATTCTGTTGAACGTGTTGTCATTACTTCATCTTATGCCGCTATTATtgacttcaaaattgaagatgatacTAACACTGTTATGACTGAAGCTAACTGGAACCCAGATACCTGGGAGTCTTGTCAAGCCAATGCTGTTACTGCTTACTGCGGTTCCAAAAAGTTTGCAGAACAAGCCGCATGGGAATTTTTAGAAGCAAACAAGGATCAAGTCAAATTTAAGTTGGCAACTGTTAACCCAGTTTACGTTTTTGGTCCACAAAATTTCGATGAAGATGTTACTAGCAAATTAAACACTTCATGTGAATTTGTTAACCAACTTGTTCATGCAAAGGCTGATGACCCAATCCCAGCACTATGTGGTGGCTACATTGACGTACGTGATGTTGCTAAGGCTCATATCTTAGCTATGCaaaaagatgaattaaTTGGTCAAAGATTACTAATGACCAATGGAAAGTTCAACTTCCAAGATATTGCTGACATCttaaatgaagatttcCCTGTCTTAAAAGGTAATATTCCAGTTGGTGCACCACACACTGGTGCTCAACACAAACAAATTGGTGCCAACGTAGACAACTCCAAGACTAAGAGCTTGTTAGgtttcaaatttagaacCTTAAAAGAGACTATTGCTGACACCGCCgctcaaattttgaagcatGAAGGTAAGTTATGA
- the KAFR0A08730 gene encoding NAD(P)-dependent alcohol dehydrogenase yields the protein MSYPEKFEGIAVLDHKDWKHPKKVQFEPKTFYDNDIDIKIEACGVCGSDVHMASGNWGDVKKPLVVGHEIVGTVVKVGSKCTSGMKVGDRVGVGAQVHSCLTCDRCNNDNEQYCPNVVFTYGFDYPDGYNGKGGYANYIRVHEHFAVPIPENIPTHLAAPLLCGGITVYSPLLRNGCGPGKKVGILGIGGIGHMGIIFAKSMGAEVYAISRSDAKKEDAFKLGADHFIATKDEPDWGKKYFDTLDLIVICAGSLKDVDFDNLPKAMTVGGKVVSISIPEASEKLEFSAFGLAGISIGNSSLGSMVELKQLLKLVSEQDLRVWVETVPISEDGVRQVFERMEKGDVRYRFALTDFDREFTN from the coding sequence ATGTCCTACccagaaaaatttgaaggtATTGCTGTCTTGGATCACAAAGATTGGAAACATCcaaaaaaagttcaattCGAACCAAAAACATTCTACGACAATGATATCGATATCAAAATCGAGGCTTGTGGTGTTTGTGGGTCCGATGTTCATATGGCTTCAGGTAACTGGGGTGATGTAAAGAAACCATTAGTTGTAGGTCATGAAATTGTAGGTACTGTCGTCAAAGTTGGTTCCAAGTGTACTTCCGGTATGAAAGTAGGTGACCGCGTTGGTGTTGGTGCTCAAGTTCACTCTTGCTTGACTTGTGACCGTTGTAATAACGATAACGAACAATACTGTCCAAATGTTGTTTTCACATACGGTTTTGACTACCCAGATGGCTACAACGGTAAAGGTGGTTACGCAAATTATATCAGAGTCCACGAGCACTTTGCAGTTCCAATTCctgaaaatattccaaCTCATTTAGCCGCCCCATTATTATGTGGTGGTATTACCGTCTACTCTCCATTATTAAGAAATGGCTGTGGTCCAGGTAAAAAAGTCGGTATTCTAGGTATTGGTGGTATCGGTCACATGGGTATCATATTCGCTAAATCCATGGGTGCCGAAGTCTACGCAATTTCTCGTTCTGATGccaagaaagaagatgcATTTAAATTAGGTGCTGATCATTTCATTGCAACTAAAGACGAACCAGATTGGGGTAAGAAATATTTCGATACCCTTGATTTAATAGTCATCTGTGCAGGTTCACTAAAGGATGTCGACTTCGACAACCTTCCAAAAGCTATGACTGTCGGCGGTAAAGTTGTCTCCATTTCCATCCCAGAAGCCtcagaaaaattagaattcAGTGCTTTCGGTTTAGCTGGTATTTCTATTGGTAATTCATCTTTAGGCTCTATGGTTGAATTAAAACAGTTACTAAAACTTGTTTCTGAGCAAGACTTACGTGTTTGGGTTGAAACTGTCCCAATTAGTGAAGATGGTGTCCGTCAAGTTTTCGAAAGAATGGAAAAGGGTGATGTTAGATATAGGTTTGCTCTAACTGATTTTGACAGAGAGTTCACCAACTAA